One genomic window of Quercus lobata isolate SW786 chromosome 9, ValleyOak3.0 Primary Assembly, whole genome shotgun sequence includes the following:
- the LOC115961887 gene encoding uncharacterized protein LOC115961887, with protein sequence MDAQDSLHVPIPNHGPVQQTWQPPPETFFKLNFDGACFDEGAASGYGAVIRNEKGEVMAALAARGGAVRDSEEVEVMACRKALEFAIDAGFTEIVLEGNNALVMKMISQAQPDLSRLGLIYEDIWCLAAGFRSISYNCIRRSANGVAHSLARFARLLDNEIVWLEEDPPPAVDALYLDSSFLN encoded by the coding sequence ATGGATGCACAAGACTCTTTGCATGTGCCTATTCCGAATCATGGTCCAGTGCAGCAGACATGGCAGCCTCCACCAGAAACGTTTTTCAAGCTGAACTTCGACGGTGCTTGTTTTGATGAGGGCGCTGCATCAGGTTATGGGGCGGTGATTAGGAATGAAAAGGGTGAAGTCATGGCTGCTTTAGCAGCACGAGGAGGAGCTGTGCGTGACAGTGAGGAGGTGGAAGTGATGGCATGCCGTAAAGCGCTTGAGTTTGCCATTGATGCGGGTTTTACAGAGATAGTACTCGAAGGCAATAATGCTttggtgatgaagatgatttCTCAGGCCCAACCAGACCTATCACGACTTGGCTTAATCTACGAAGACATCTGGTGTTTGGCTGCAGGTTTCAGGTCCATCTCTTATAATTGTATTAGGCGTAGTGCTAATGGTGTTGCTCATTCTTTGGCTAGGTTTGCTAGATTACTTGACAATGaaattgtttggttggaggaggaTCCTCCACCTGCTGTGGACGCGTTGTATTTGGATTCTTCTTTTCTAAATTAA